Proteins encoded within one genomic window of Dermatophilus congolensis:
- a CDS encoding YraN family protein, translated as MGSIAARSRRALGAYGEELAAQRLVSAGMEILARNWRCSAGEVDVVALDGKTLVIVEVKTRRSTRFGSPIEAVNAEKLARLRRLASAWFAEHPSGRGARRFIRSVRIDVVAIWMNDSGPARIEHLVGVS; from the coding sequence ATGGGATCAATCGCTGCCCGCAGTCGGCGGGCATTGGGGGCCTACGGTGAAGAGCTCGCGGCCCAGCGCCTGGTGTCTGCAGGCATGGAAATTCTGGCGCGTAACTGGAGATGCAGTGCTGGCGAGGTTGATGTCGTTGCGCTCGATGGCAAAACGCTTGTCATCGTTGAAGTAAAGACACGGCGAAGTACGCGGTTTGGATCGCCGATTGAGGCCGTAAACGCAGAAAAGCTCGCTCGGCTCAGGCGTTTAGCGTCGGCCTGGTTTGCAGAGCATCCGAGTGGTCGAGGCGCTCGTCGTTTTATTCGCTCGGTGCGTATCGATGTCGTTGCGATTTGGATGAATGATTCAGGTCCTGCACGTATCGAACACCTGGTTGGTGTGTCATGA
- a CDS encoding YifB family Mg chelatase-like AAA ATPase, whose protein sequence is MTGLGRTCSGTLLGLSGALIQVEADVSPGLPTFLVSGMPDAACRQATERVKAAVIHSGFPRLDCRVVVNLSPASLPKTGAGFDLAIAMAVLASQEALPPETIDRVLHIGELGLDGSLKPISGVLPLVLEAVAQGCTTVLVPPANAAEAALVSGARVFAVSSLAEAVKFHLVGRTGNDACAQAGFSPVQAEVSSASVSVCRNMSDVAGQEEARFALEVAAAGGHHMALVGPPGAGKTLLAECLAGLLPPLSDVQALESTVVHSVLAKLDNAGLVKRAPFVAPHHGASATALIGGGGNAGAVRPGLISLAHNGVLFLDEAPEIKPSVLQALRQPLESGEIVVARARGSARFPARFQLVLAANPCPCGNAFGKGAQCRCSSKAQRDYLGRLAGPLLDRVDVQLQVQRVSRAALRAPRAESSAVIAQRVKKARERQNHRWANQPWSLNAHVPGPRLRDGEFQLPAAATSDIDRALDRGTLTLRGYDRVLRLAWTVADLSEKDRPTREDVGLALGLRSRLGAAA, encoded by the coding sequence ATGACTGGCCTGGGAAGAACGTGTTCAGGGACGCTGTTGGGGCTTTCCGGGGCTTTGATCCAGGTCGAGGCGGATGTTTCGCCAGGGTTACCAACTTTTTTAGTCAGTGGCATGCCGGATGCTGCCTGCCGTCAAGCTACTGAACGGGTCAAGGCTGCCGTTATCCATTCGGGGTTTCCTCGCTTGGATTGTCGAGTAGTTGTGAACCTTTCCCCCGCGTCACTACCCAAAACCGGGGCTGGTTTTGATTTGGCAATTGCCATGGCTGTATTGGCTTCGCAGGAGGCGCTACCCCCCGAAACCATTGATCGAGTTCTTCACATCGGAGAACTTGGTCTTGATGGGTCGTTGAAACCCATATCGGGGGTGCTTCCTCTCGTGCTGGAAGCTGTCGCGCAGGGGTGCACTACGGTGCTTGTTCCGCCAGCGAACGCTGCTGAAGCTGCTCTGGTTAGTGGAGCGCGTGTATTCGCGGTGAGCAGTCTTGCTGAGGCGGTGAAATTCCATCTCGTTGGGCGTACAGGCAATGATGCATGTGCCCAAGCTGGATTTTCACCTGTGCAAGCTGAGGTCAGCAGTGCCTCTGTGTCTGTGTGCAGAAATATGTCTGATGTTGCTGGCCAGGAAGAAGCTCGTTTTGCTCTAGAAGTTGCTGCGGCAGGCGGGCACCATATGGCTCTTGTTGGTCCTCCCGGAGCAGGAAAAACTTTGCTCGCAGAGTGTCTTGCCGGTTTGTTGCCACCTCTGAGCGATGTGCAGGCATTGGAGTCAACGGTTGTGCACAGTGTGTTGGCCAAGCTTGATAATGCTGGTTTGGTCAAACGAGCACCTTTTGTAGCTCCTCACCATGGAGCCTCGGCGACTGCTCTCATCGGAGGTGGTGGCAATGCAGGCGCCGTCCGTCCAGGGCTAATTTCATTGGCGCACAATGGGGTTCTTTTTCTTGATGAAGCGCCTGAAATCAAGCCCTCAGTGTTGCAAGCACTTAGACAGCCCTTGGAATCTGGCGAGATTGTTGTTGCCCGAGCTCGTGGTTCAGCGAGGTTCCCAGCACGCTTCCAGCTCGTCCTTGCTGCTAACCCATGCCCGTGCGGGAATGCCTTCGGTAAAGGTGCTCAATGTCGTTGTTCTTCGAAGGCACAACGAGACTATTTAGGTCGTCTGGCGGGCCCGCTGTTGGATCGTGTTGATGTGCAGCTTCAGGTGCAACGCGTCTCGAGAGCAGCGCTACGAGCGCCACGGGCAGAGAGTTCAGCGGTGATTGCCCAGCGAGTGAAGAAAGCACGAGAAAGACAAAACCATCGATGGGCAAACCAACCGTGGAGCCTTAACGCGCATGTGCCGGGGCCACGTCTTCGTGACGGAGAGTTTCAGCTACCTGCCGCTGCTACCAGTGACATTGACCGTGCACTTGACCGGGGAACACTCACATTACGGGGGTATGACCGCGTTCTGCGTTTGGCTTGGACTGTGGCTGATCTGAGCGAAAAAGATCGCCCAACCCGTGAAGACGTCGGATTAGCACTCGGTCTACGTTCGCGTCTGGGGGCAGCTGCATGA
- the dprA gene encoding DNA-processing protein DprA, whose protein sequence is MKSSKRASLERVQAPLDAEGIAARVLGVDTVTDFTEADSPEAGLDRMARAAWTRLAEPGNVWAHALIQLLGPVQALAAVVTRHEEVVQQFTPRLADLNVLRDFDIARRYGARLIVPSDDEWPSGLADLEVPPVALWARGPRQAAEACSGSVAIVGARNSTDYGINQAGDLAWSLAERGRTVVSGAAYGIDAAAHHGALAAHGTTVAVLACGIDKQYPAANAQMLAEIAQTGLILSEVAPGSAALRSRFLQRNRLIAAISAGTVVVEAGLRSGSRNTVGTAASLGRVVMAFPGPVTSMASAGCHVMIRDGMATLVTDMDEVIELMSPVGEQTAAEKLAPSTVIDSLDASDAAVHDALSARPRSVGKIATIVGMGTREVLTSLGRLELEGFAINSNGHWRRSTGGRSIG, encoded by the coding sequence ATGAAAAGTTCTAAACGAGCCTCTCTAGAGAGAGTGCAAGCACCCTTGGATGCTGAAGGTATTGCAGCTCGAGTTCTTGGCGTCGACACAGTTACGGATTTCACGGAAGCTGACTCACCCGAAGCTGGACTGGACCGTATGGCGCGAGCTGCATGGACTCGTTTGGCAGAACCGGGGAACGTATGGGCGCATGCTTTGATTCAGCTGCTCGGCCCCGTCCAGGCCCTTGCTGCTGTGGTTACGCGTCATGAGGAAGTAGTTCAACAATTCACTCCTCGGCTCGCTGACCTGAACGTTCTCAGGGATTTCGATATTGCGCGCAGGTACGGTGCACGTCTCATCGTTCCTAGTGATGATGAGTGGCCAAGCGGTCTTGCTGACTTGGAAGTGCCTCCCGTTGCTTTGTGGGCACGAGGACCCCGACAAGCAGCTGAGGCATGCAGCGGATCTGTGGCTATTGTGGGCGCACGCAACTCTACGGATTACGGGATAAATCAGGCGGGCGATCTGGCCTGGTCCCTGGCTGAGCGCGGTCGTACTGTGGTCAGCGGTGCAGCATACGGAATCGACGCTGCAGCACATCACGGCGCCCTTGCAGCACACGGAACAACGGTTGCGGTGTTGGCCTGCGGTATCGACAAGCAGTATCCGGCAGCTAATGCACAGATGCTGGCTGAGATCGCGCAGACCGGACTCATTCTTAGCGAGGTCGCTCCAGGTAGCGCTGCATTAAGAAGTCGCTTCCTGCAACGTAATCGCCTTATCGCGGCTATCTCAGCAGGCACAGTAGTTGTCGAAGCAGGGCTACGGTCTGGGTCGCGAAACACCGTAGGTACTGCTGCTTCCTTGGGGCGTGTCGTCATGGCGTTTCCTGGGCCGGTGACTTCGATGGCCTCGGCGGGATGTCACGTAATGATTCGTGATGGCATGGCCACTCTCGTCACCGATATGGATGAGGTGATCGAACTGATGAGTCCGGTGGGGGAGCAGACTGCAGCAGAAAAGCTAGCTCCTTCTACGGTCATTGACTCACTGGATGCATCGGATGCAGCAGTACACGATGCGCTGTCGGCACGCCCGCGAAGCGTGGGCAAGATCGCCACCATTGTCGGTATGGGCACGCGCGAGGTTCTTACGAGTTTGGGACGACTTGAACTGGAAGGATTCGCCATAAACAGCAACGGTCATTGGCGCCGCTCGACAGGTGGTCGAAGTATCGGATAG
- a CDS encoding tyrosine recombinase XerC: MTEPTSDSSSRGTVEESLETRTQEIVADFLSFLKHHRGKERSPHTLRAYDTDLRSAMRHAAQRGHKSVQDIDVDDVRSWLAQAAEQGKSRATLARRITVLRTFFRWARDAGVVQIDPTLRIRSPRRSQHLPKVLKERQAIRLLTTESDDTDEPGAVRAKTLRSRDAAALEMLYATGVRVQELSGLDIDDVDLESRTAVVIGKGNKQRKVIFGEPAAQALRLWLSMRSHLVSKESGSALFLGARGGRWGVRQIRDAVHAAAARAEVPDISPHALRHSAATHLLDHGADLRDVQELLGHASPATTQIYTHVSTARLRAVFEQAHPRA, translated from the coding sequence GTGACTGAACCGACTAGCGACTCAAGTAGTCGCGGCACAGTTGAAGAGAGCCTCGAGACTCGAACGCAGGAGATCGTGGCGGATTTTCTCAGCTTTCTTAAGCACCATCGAGGCAAAGAACGATCCCCACACACGCTGCGCGCATATGACACCGATCTTCGTTCCGCGATGCGCCATGCAGCGCAACGAGGGCATAAGTCAGTTCAAGATATCGATGTTGATGACGTGCGAAGTTGGTTAGCTCAAGCAGCTGAACAAGGAAAATCACGAGCTACTCTCGCGCGCCGAATTACGGTACTGCGTACCTTCTTCCGGTGGGCTCGTGATGCAGGTGTAGTGCAGATTGACCCGACTCTACGGATCCGTAGCCCACGCCGATCACAGCACCTGCCCAAGGTTCTCAAAGAACGTCAGGCCATCAGGCTCCTGACGACTGAGTCTGATGACACAGATGAGCCGGGAGCCGTGCGGGCTAAAACGCTCCGTTCTCGAGATGCTGCTGCGCTTGAAATGCTTTATGCCACTGGTGTTCGAGTTCAGGAATTGTCTGGACTTGATATTGACGATGTTGACCTTGAGTCACGTACTGCTGTGGTTATTGGTAAAGGAAACAAACAGCGCAAAGTTATTTTTGGTGAGCCTGCAGCACAGGCGTTGCGTCTGTGGCTTTCTATGCGCTCGCACTTGGTGAGTAAGGAAAGTGGATCAGCCTTATTTTTGGGTGCACGTGGAGGTCGCTGGGGAGTGCGGCAAATACGTGATGCAGTGCATGCGGCGGCGGCCCGGGCTGAGGTTCCTGATATTTCGCCCCATGCTTTGCGGCACAGTGCAGCTACGCATCTTCTTGATCATGGAGCTGATTTGCGTGATGTGCAGGAGCTTCTTGGTCATGCTTCGCCGGCCACTACTCAGATTTATACGCATGTGTCCACTGCTCGTCTGCGGGCTGTTTTCGAGCAGGCTCATCCGCGGGCGTGA
- a CDS encoding M23 family metallopeptidase, producing the protein MSLDPITIALIALTIATGPAGWGTLLVGTGVRVVGTAIARTVATQVVKSVATGAARGTLTRLAGSGVAKELEGVAARALGKQVTATTSQAAAVGQGAARAGTSARAGTAASGRHAKKNMENMLALLPAPYRIPLRGSTHVLRGFDKPAQNWLPGHRGVDLAANAGAPVLAASNGKIFYAGKVATKSTVSIMHARGIRTTYEPVIPTVKTGDVVKAGQVIGRIAPFAAHCAPKSCLHWGAIKNAEYIDPLTLIGEVRLLPLR; encoded by the coding sequence GTGAGCCTCGACCCCATCACCATTGCCCTCATCGCTCTCACCATTGCCACCGGCCCCGCAGGATGGGGAACCCTTCTCGTTGGCACCGGCGTACGTGTAGTTGGCACTGCCATTGCACGCACAGTAGCCACCCAGGTCGTGAAGTCAGTTGCCACAGGAGCCGCTCGAGGCACTCTCACACGCTTAGCTGGATCCGGTGTAGCCAAAGAACTTGAAGGTGTTGCTGCACGCGCACTAGGCAAACAGGTAACCGCAACAACAAGTCAAGCAGCCGCCGTTGGGCAAGGCGCAGCACGCGCAGGCACATCCGCACGAGCAGGAACAGCTGCTTCCGGACGACATGCAAAGAAAAACATGGAAAACATGCTTGCGCTGCTTCCCGCTCCCTACCGCATTCCTCTACGTGGATCTACCCATGTTTTACGTGGCTTCGATAAACCCGCACAAAATTGGCTTCCCGGGCATCGAGGCGTAGACCTCGCTGCAAACGCAGGCGCCCCTGTTCTAGCAGCGAGCAACGGAAAAATTTTTTATGCAGGCAAAGTCGCCACAAAATCAACCGTGTCAATCATGCACGCACGAGGCATCCGAACCACCTATGAACCTGTAATCCCCACAGTTAAAACTGGGGACGTCGTCAAAGCAGGTCAAGTCATCGGACGCATTGCTCCATTTGCCGCTCACTGCGCACCCAAATCATGCCTGCACTGGGGAGCGATCAAAAACGCTGAATACATCGACCCCCTCACCCTCATCGGCGAAGTTCGCCTCCTGCCGTTACGTTGA
- the rpsB gene encoding 30S ribosomal protein S2 — protein MAVVTMRQLLESGVHFGHQTRRWNPKMKRFIMTERNGIYIIDLQQSLTYINDAYEFIKQTVAHGGHILFVGTKKQAQEGIEEQATRVGMPYVNHRWLGGMLTNFSTVSKRLDRLKELEAIDYDDVAGSGHTKKELLVLRREKDKLERTLGGIRDMSKVPSAVWIVDTKKEHLAVTEARKLNIPIVAILDTNCDPDEVDYAIPGNDDAIRSVTLLTRVVADAVAEGLMARNSGGAAAGEQAEPMAEWERELLAGEQAEAPAEAKSEDQDTAEEAQA, from the coding sequence ATGGCCGTCGTCACCATGCGTCAGCTCCTTGAGAGCGGCGTCCACTTCGGACACCAGACCCGCCGTTGGAACCCGAAGATGAAGCGCTTCATCATGACTGAGCGCAACGGCATCTACATCATCGACTTGCAGCAGTCGTTGACCTACATCAACGATGCTTACGAGTTCATCAAGCAGACCGTTGCTCACGGCGGTCACATCTTGTTCGTCGGCACGAAGAAGCAGGCGCAGGAAGGCATTGAAGAGCAGGCAACTCGCGTGGGTATGCCCTACGTGAACCACCGCTGGCTCGGTGGCATGCTGACCAACTTCAGCACCGTCTCCAAGCGTCTGGACCGCCTCAAAGAACTTGAGGCCATTGACTACGACGATGTTGCAGGCTCGGGTCACACCAAGAAAGAGCTGCTCGTTCTGCGTCGCGAGAAGGACAAGCTGGAGCGCACGCTCGGCGGTATCCGTGACATGTCCAAGGTCCCCTCTGCCGTGTGGATCGTGGACACCAAGAAGGAACACCTTGCCGTTACCGAGGCGCGCAAACTCAACATCCCGATCGTCGCGATCCTGGACACCAACTGTGACCCCGATGAGGTTGACTACGCCATTCCGGGTAACGACGACGCTATCCGTTCCGTGACGTTGCTGACCCGTGTCGTTGCTGACGCTGTGGCCGAGGGGCTCATGGCCCGTAACTCTGGTGGTGCAGCTGCTGGTGAGCAGGCCGAGCCGATGGCTGAGTGGGAGCGAGAGCTGCTGGCTGGTGAGCAGGCTGAAGCACCTGCCGAGGCAAAGAGTGAAGACCAGGACACGGCTGAGGAAGCCCAGGCCTGA
- the tsf gene encoding translation elongation factor Ts, producing MANYTTADIKEIREKTGAGMLDVKKALDEAEGDKGKAVELLRVKGLKGITKREGRSASNGLVAAKVEGNVGTLVEVNTETDFVAKGEKFIAMADQILQAAATSGAADVESLMEVDVEGQPVKKLIEDNAAAIGEKMEVRRVARIEGEHVVSYLHKTNPDLPPQVGVLFAFSGGDEQVGRDVAMHIAAFSPSVLTEDEIDEETVANERRIAEETAREEGKPEQALPKIIEGRVKGYFAENVLLDQKYAKDQKKTVAKVLEEAGATAIGFARFRVGS from the coding sequence ATGGCTAACTACACCACCGCCGACATCAAAGAAATCCGCGAAAAGACCGGCGCGGGCATGCTCGACGTCAAGAAGGCTCTGGATGAGGCTGAAGGTGACAAGGGCAAGGCTGTTGAGCTGCTTCGCGTCAAGGGCCTGAAGGGCATCACGAAGCGCGAAGGCCGCTCGGCCTCCAACGGCTTGGTTGCTGCCAAGGTTGAAGGGAACGTTGGGACCCTTGTCGAGGTCAACACCGAGACGGACTTCGTTGCCAAGGGCGAGAAGTTCATCGCTATGGCTGACCAGATCCTGCAGGCTGCTGCCACCAGTGGCGCCGCCGACGTTGAGTCCCTCATGGAGGTTGACGTCGAAGGCCAGCCGGTTAAGAAGCTGATCGAGGACAACGCTGCTGCGATTGGCGAGAAGATGGAAGTACGTCGTGTTGCCCGCATTGAGGGTGAGCACGTCGTTTCTTACCTGCACAAGACGAACCCTGACCTTCCTCCGCAGGTCGGTGTTCTCTTCGCCTTCTCTGGTGGTGATGAGCAGGTTGGTCGCGATGTCGCGATGCACATTGCCGCGTTCTCTCCGTCTGTCTTGACTGAAGACGAGATTGACGAAGAGACGGTCGCTAACGAGCGTCGTATCGCTGAAGAAACGGCTCGCGAGGAAGGCAAGCCCGAGCAGGCTCTGCCGAAGATCATCGAGGGCCGCGTCAAGGGATACTTCGCTGAGAACGTCCTTCTTGACCAGAAGTACGCTAAGGACCAGAAGAAGACAGTTGCCAAGGTGCTGGAGGAAGCTGGAGCAACAGCTATCGGCTTTGCTCGCTTCCGCGTCGGTTCCTGA
- the pyrH gene encoding UMP kinase, whose amino-acid sequence MSARAYKRVLLKLSGEAFGGGAVGVDPDVVRGIAAQIAVAVREGVEVAVVVGGGNFFRGAELQQKGMDRTRADYMGMLGTVMNCLALQDYLEKEGIPTRVQTAITMGQVAEPYIPRKAIRHMEKGRVVIFGAGAGMPFFSTDTVSAQRALECHADAVLMSKNGVDGVYTGDPRTDATAVKLDRVSYSDAISQGLKVVDAAAFALCRENKMPMVVFGMQEEQAITRALRGDGIGTEVYSA is encoded by the coding sequence GTGAGTGCTCGTGCATACAAACGTGTTCTGCTGAAGCTGTCTGGGGAAGCTTTCGGTGGTGGGGCTGTAGGCGTAGATCCAGATGTTGTTCGTGGAATTGCCGCGCAGATCGCTGTAGCTGTGCGGGAAGGTGTTGAAGTAGCGGTCGTCGTGGGCGGCGGTAACTTCTTCCGTGGCGCAGAACTGCAGCAGAAGGGTATGGACCGTACCCGTGCTGACTACATGGGCATGCTTGGCACCGTGATGAACTGCCTAGCTTTGCAGGATTACCTAGAGAAAGAAGGGATCCCTACTCGAGTGCAGACCGCCATCACGATGGGACAGGTCGCGGAGCCCTACATACCCCGCAAAGCTATTCGACACATGGAGAAGGGGCGTGTCGTTATTTTCGGCGCGGGCGCAGGAATGCCTTTCTTCTCCACAGATACGGTCTCCGCTCAGCGTGCGCTTGAGTGCCATGCCGACGCAGTTCTCATGAGCAAGAATGGCGTAGACGGCGTTTACACCGGTGACCCAAGAACAGACGCAACGGCAGTCAAGCTGGATCGCGTTAGCTACAGTGACGCGATCAGCCAGGGTCTCAAAGTTGTTGATGCGGCCGCTTTTGCCTTGTGTCGTGAGAACAAAATGCCGATGGTTGTCTTCGGCATGCAGGAGGAGCAAGCCATTACTCGGGCGCTGCGTGGCGATGGGATCGGTACCGAGGTCTACAGCGCTTGA
- the frr gene encoding ribosome recycling factor encodes MLDDTMLEAEEKMEKALEVAREEFSNIRTGRLSAGLFNKIMVDYYGAPTPLQQLASVQIPDARTVLVTPYDRSSLGAVEKALRDSDLGLNPSNDGVVIRGIMPALTQERRKEYIKLANRKGEDAKVSVRSVRRHAKDAIDKAVKDGEVGEDEGARYEKDLEALTKKFVEKVDTLLKGKEAELLEV; translated from the coding sequence ATGTTGGATGACACGATGCTCGAAGCCGAGGAAAAGATGGAGAAGGCTTTGGAGGTCGCCCGGGAGGAGTTCTCCAACATTCGTACCGGTCGTCTTTCCGCAGGTCTGTTTAACAAGATCATGGTCGACTACTACGGTGCTCCGACACCTTTGCAGCAGCTTGCCTCTGTGCAGATTCCAGATGCACGCACCGTGCTTGTGACTCCTTATGACCGTAGTTCGCTAGGAGCCGTGGAGAAAGCTTTGCGCGACTCGGATCTGGGGCTTAACCCGAGCAATGATGGCGTTGTTATCCGAGGGATCATGCCTGCGCTGACTCAAGAGCGCCGCAAGGAATACATCAAGCTCGCGAACCGTAAAGGTGAAGACGCGAAGGTTTCTGTGCGTTCTGTGCGTCGTCACGCTAAAGACGCCATCGACAAAGCTGTTAAAGATGGCGAGGTTGGTGAAGATGAAGGCGCCCGCTATGAAAAAGATCTCGAAGCGTTGACGAAAAAGTTCGTTGAGAAGGTTGACACCCTCCTGAAGGGTAAAGAGGCAGAGCTACTCGAGGTTTGA
- a CDS encoding phosphatidate cytidylyltransferase translates to MNAPVVEPSSPPEKKSKGGRNLPVAVGVGVALGVLALASLFVAPWGWLLLLTPAIVFAVLELRNGFVAGGHEVPLVPVVVGASVMPLAAYLGGPAALLVIFGVEAGAVIVWRTLIGRHLRTGIRDIGSGVFVLGYVPFLASFTALMLTAPEGHWRVIAFVLVTVCSDIGGFIAGVRFGKTSMSPSVSPHKSWEGFAGSVAMCAFAGAVMFALPLGAAWWQGVLFGGLLAMCATLGDLTESMLKRDLGIKDFGKVLPGHGGLMDRMDSLLVCAPVAWIVMAALLPA, encoded by the coding sequence GTGAATGCACCTGTTGTGGAGCCCTCATCGCCACCTGAGAAAAAGTCGAAGGGGGGCCGGAATCTTCCGGTCGCTGTCGGCGTGGGGGTGGCGTTGGGGGTTCTTGCTCTTGCATCCTTGTTTGTGGCGCCCTGGGGATGGCTGCTGCTCTTAACTCCAGCGATCGTGTTTGCAGTGCTGGAGTTAAGGAACGGGTTCGTGGCTGGTGGACATGAGGTGCCATTAGTTCCAGTGGTGGTGGGGGCATCCGTGATGCCGTTGGCTGCGTACCTAGGAGGTCCAGCGGCGCTGTTGGTGATTTTTGGTGTAGAAGCTGGTGCGGTAATCGTCTGGCGAACGCTGATCGGTCGTCACCTGCGTACAGGGATACGCGATATCGGCAGCGGTGTTTTTGTGCTGGGTTATGTGCCGTTTCTTGCCTCATTTACGGCATTAATGTTGACAGCCCCTGAAGGGCATTGGCGTGTAATCGCGTTTGTCCTTGTCACTGTTTGCAGTGATATTGGTGGTTTTATAGCCGGTGTGCGCTTTGGGAAGACCTCGATGTCACCATCGGTGAGCCCTCACAAATCCTGGGAAGGTTTCGCTGGATCGGTAGCAATGTGTGCTTTTGCTGGAGCAGTGATGTTTGCATTGCCGCTGGGAGCAGCCTGGTGGCAGGGCGTGCTCTTCGGGGGTCTGCTAGCTATGTGCGCCACACTGGGTGACTTGACCGAGTCGATGCTCAAGCGCGATCTAGGCATTAAGGACTTCGGAAAAGTTTTACCGGGGCACGGTGGACTCATGGATCGCATGGATTCTTTGTTGGTGTGCGCCCCGGTGGCATGGATAGTTATGGCTGCTTTGCTGCCAGCGTGA
- the rlmN gene encoding 23S rRNA (adenine(2503)-C(2))-methyltransferase RlmN → MNSENVTSSEPLQGRSSGAQARPVLARRRPGPGQITLSAPGNPLPRTHLADLDMAGRVALMKEAGYPGFRAKQLSTHYFSHFTTDPESMTDLPQGSRSKITETAFPSLLENVRDLVADNGRTVKSVWRLHDGALVESVLMRYPRRVTMCISSQAGCGMNCPFCATGQEGFTRNLSTAEIVEQVRMGAVLLRSGRFAGPGGGESGSAGAEAFANPDDDEAYPLADAHEIATAPLRVSNVVFMGMGEALVNYKRAVAAIRRLIAPAPEGFGMSARGITMSSVGLVPGINRLAAEGLPVTLALSLHAPDDELRDELVPINNRYKVAEALDAARAYFDATGRRVSIEYALIRDMNDQAWRADLLGEELTRRGKGWVHVNPIPLNPTPGSKWTASRPGVMQQFVERLRAHGVPTTIRDTRGSDIDGACGQLAAATS, encoded by the coding sequence ATGAACAGTGAGAATGTGACTAGTAGTGAGCCGCTTCAAGGGCGGAGTAGCGGTGCGCAGGCGCGGCCAGTGTTGGCGCGCAGGCGCCCTGGTCCTGGGCAGATTACATTATCGGCGCCGGGTAACCCCTTGCCGCGCACTCATCTCGCTGATCTTGATATGGCAGGACGGGTGGCCCTGATGAAGGAAGCTGGATACCCCGGTTTCCGGGCTAAGCAGCTGTCCACCCACTATTTTTCACATTTCACGACAGACCCTGAATCAATGACTGACCTTCCTCAAGGATCCCGGTCAAAGATCACAGAAACAGCCTTTCCTTCGCTGTTAGAGAACGTGCGTGATTTGGTTGCTGACAACGGGCGCACAGTCAAGTCTGTGTGGCGTCTTCATGACGGAGCGCTCGTCGAAAGTGTGCTGATGCGTTATCCGCGCCGCGTGACTATGTGTATTTCAAGTCAGGCCGGTTGTGGAATGAATTGTCCGTTCTGCGCTACCGGACAAGAAGGTTTCACTCGCAACCTCTCGACTGCTGAGATTGTTGAGCAGGTGCGGATGGGAGCAGTGCTGCTGCGTTCAGGGCGTTTCGCAGGTCCAGGAGGCGGCGAATCGGGATCCGCGGGAGCAGAGGCATTCGCTAACCCCGACGATGATGAGGCCTACCCTCTGGCAGATGCTCATGAAATAGCCACAGCGCCATTGCGGGTAAGCAATGTTGTTTTCATGGGGATGGGCGAGGCGCTTGTGAACTACAAACGCGCCGTGGCGGCGATTCGCAGGTTGATCGCCCCGGCCCCCGAAGGATTTGGGATGAGTGCACGCGGCATCACGATGAGCAGTGTGGGTCTCGTGCCCGGAATTAACAGACTTGCCGCTGAGGGATTACCAGTCACGCTAGCGCTGAGCCTGCATGCACCCGACGACGAACTGCGGGATGAACTTGTCCCGATCAACAATCGGTACAAGGTCGCTGAAGCACTTGATGCTGCCCGGGCCTACTTCGATGCAACGGGCCGTCGAGTTTCGATCGAATACGCACTCATCAGGGACATGAACGATCAAGCGTGGCGCGCTGATCTGCTGGGGGAGGAGCTCACCCGTCGAGGTAAAGGCTGGGTGCACGTCAACCCCATTCCACTCAACCCCACCCCTGGATCAAAGTGGACAGCTTCCCGCCCTGGTGTGATGCAGCAGTTTGTTGAGCGACTGCGGGCACATGGGGTGCCAACAACCATCCGAGACACACGTGGAAGCGACATCGACGGCGCATGCGGGCAACTCGCTGCTGCTACCAGTTGA